The following coding sequences are from one Arthrobacter sp. 24S4-2 window:
- a CDS encoding glycerate kinase: MRVVIAPDKFKGSLSAPDVARHLETGLQAATGHNLDVIRIPVADGGEGTLDAAVGSGFTRRSVVVSGPTGQRIRAEFAVRGREAVIEMAAASGLAVLPGGAGSGEGGSSGRPDSATAKAATSLGTGELIRAALDAGCRQIILGVGGSANTDGGAGVLQGLGAKLLDADGNDLPPGGAALARLDRIDFSGFDSRLDDARFILASDVDNPLLGTEGAPAIFGPQKGATPEDVATLDAALAHFVDVLSAEIGPRARKAADAPGAGAAGGVGYAAIAVLAATRRPGIDVVLEFTGLADRLAGADLVITGEGSLDEQSLLGKTPMGVARAAARAGVPVVAVCGRTTLTPGQQKDSGFRQVYPLTSLEAKVEICIAEAGPLLEQLGKHIGVELADLAPAHAAVDSTPSANIARTKEPLNV, from the coding sequence ATGCGCGTCGTAATAGCGCCGGACAAGTTCAAGGGCTCGCTGTCCGCACCCGATGTTGCCCGGCACCTGGAAACAGGGCTCCAGGCGGCAACAGGCCACAACCTTGACGTCATCCGGATTCCGGTGGCCGACGGCGGCGAGGGTACCCTCGACGCCGCCGTCGGCTCCGGCTTCACCCGCCGGAGCGTCGTGGTCAGCGGCCCCACCGGGCAGCGGATCCGGGCAGAATTCGCGGTCCGCGGACGCGAGGCGGTCATCGAAATGGCCGCCGCGTCCGGCCTGGCAGTCCTGCCCGGCGGCGCCGGGTCCGGCGAAGGCGGCTCCAGCGGCCGGCCTGATTCGGCCACCGCCAAAGCCGCCACCAGCCTGGGCACCGGCGAACTGATCCGGGCAGCGCTCGACGCCGGGTGCCGGCAGATCATTTTGGGCGTCGGCGGGAGCGCCAACACCGACGGCGGCGCCGGCGTCCTGCAGGGACTCGGCGCCAAGCTCCTCGACGCCGACGGCAACGACCTGCCTCCCGGCGGCGCGGCCCTGGCCCGGCTGGACCGGATCGACTTCTCCGGCTTCGACTCCCGCCTGGACGACGCCCGCTTCATCCTCGCCAGCGACGTGGACAACCCCCTGCTCGGAACCGAAGGCGCCCCGGCGATCTTCGGCCCGCAGAAGGGTGCCACCCCCGAGGACGTGGCAACGCTCGACGCCGCCCTGGCCCACTTTGTGGACGTCCTCTCGGCCGAAATCGGGCCCCGCGCCCGGAAGGCCGCGGACGCACCGGGCGCCGGAGCGGCGGGCGGCGTGGGCTACGCGGCCATCGCGGTCCTGGCCGCAACACGCAGGCCTGGCATCGACGTCGTACTTGAATTCACCGGACTGGCCGACCGGCTGGCCGGCGCGGACCTGGTGATCACCGGCGAAGGCAGCCTGGACGAACAGAGCCTGCTCGGCAAGACGCCCATGGGTGTTGCGCGGGCGGCTGCGCGGGCCGGCGTGCCCGTGGTGGCCGTCTGCGGCCGGACCACGCTGACGCCCGGGCAGCAGAAGGATTCCGGTTTCCGGCAGGTCTACCCACTGACCTCACTGGAGGCCAAGGTAGAAATATGTATAGCCGAAGCAGGACCCCTGCTTGAACAATTGGGAAAGCACATCGGCGTGGAACTGGCGGACCTGGCCCCGGCCCACGCCGCGGTAGATTCCACCCCGTCAGCGAACATTGCCCGCACAAAGGAGCCCCTCAATGTCTGA